The genomic region tttaaacaaaggctatatgggcacctgggtggctcagttggttaagcgactgccttcggctcaggtcatgatcctggagtcccgggatcgagtcccacttcgggttccctgctcagcagggagtctgtttctccctctgaccttcccccctcttatgtgctctctcattctctctcaagtaaataaataaaatctttaaaaaataaataaataaataaagctgtatgatcaagttttttttttttttaaagattttatttatttgacagagagagacacagcgagaaagggaacacaagcaggggagcgggagagggagaaacaggtttcccgtggaacagggagcccgatgtggggctcgatcccaggaccctggtatcacgacctgagccggaggcagacgcttaacgactgagccacccaggggcccctgatcAAGTTATTTTAGGAAGTAACTTCTAACTTAAAATAATCAAGTGTGATGAATTCTCAGAACAAAAGGAAACCATGAAAGGGAAGATTCTTGGTAGAATTTGTCATTTAATTAAGAAGTTGCAAAAAGAAGAGATCACAAAATGGCTGGATACAACCAGCAAACAGTTGTTTGGTTTGTTATATATATGGTCTATTTcgcatatatatgtatgcatgtatgcagAAATGTTTacgtatgcatatatattatctcaAACTAGctgataacatttaaaataggGCTAGgtcagaaaaacattttgagtTTGAGTTTGTAACTTCTGATATAATCAGAGAAAGGACCCATACATTTAAAACTGGAAGAACAGTAGTGCCAGGAAGCACAACAGGAGGTCAAATGTAGGTCAGAATGTGAATAGGAAATATGAGGAAAAATTTGTGGGGATAATTAGAATGTGAACTGGACCTTGGGGGACTAGAAAGACAAGAGAGGAAATGAGCACCAGGATAAATAAGGTACACAGGTAAGAATGGGTATTTGTGTACCCATCCTATCTGGCCTTGTATTTTAACACCAAAGCTCAGCTTCCCTCATATGATAAGCATATAATAAATGTACTTATTAGTTCATTAGGTAGATGTCATTAACCTTAAATTACCCAACTAAAGAAGTAAACCAAGGCACTCTGCTACTTATGTAGCCAGGATACAGTATCAAGAATAGGACACCACCAGAATATTTGGACAAAGTTATCCTAGAGAGTTATTTCAAGTAAAAgatgtttaatgaaaaaaagcaaattgcaaaaAGATACATTTGGCAGATTATGtaaaacagaaaagacaataCACTCTTATTCATAGTAAGAGTAAAAAGGGAGACtagaaaaaatacatgaaagtggTTGCCTCTGGAGAAAGGCAGGTAAATGATATCTGGGGCAAAGAATTCAGAGGACCCAAACTTTTCCATcatgtttatttcttctattaccagcaacaacaacaaaaaagatctAGAGGATGCAGATAATCTGCactatttttccattaaaaaaaaaaaaaaaagctctccagccccagccccagacaTAGCAGCCGCCGAGATGTTGATGCCCAAGAAGAACCAAACTGCCATTTATGAACTCCTTTTCAAGGGAGTGATGGTGGCCAAGAAGGATGTCCACATGCCCAAACACCCTGAGCTGGCAGACAAGAACGTGCCCAACCTTCATGTCATGAAGGCCATGCAGTCTCTCAAATCACAAGGCTACATAAATCAACAGTTTACCTGGAGACATTTCTACTGGTACCTTACCAACGAGGGCATCCAGTATCTCCGTGATTATCTCCACCTGCCCCCTGATACTGTGCCTGCCACTCTGCGCCACAGCCGCCCTGAGACTGGCCAACCACGGCCCAAAAGTCTGGAGGGAGAGCGACCTGCAAGACTCACACGAGGGGAAGCTGACAGAGACACCTACAGGGGAAGTGCTGTGCTCCCTGGTGCCAACAAGAAAGCTGAGGCCGGGGCTGGGTCAGCAACTGAGTTCCAGTTTAGAGGCGGATTTGGTCGTGGACCTGCTCAGCCACCTCAGTAAAGTTGGAGATGTTTTGTGTTGAATAAATTTgtagccggggggggggggaggtaggggcgcctggctatctcagttggtagagcatgtgactcttgattttggctcagtcacgatcttggggttgtaagactgagccctgtgtctggctccgtgttgggcatggagcctgcttaagattctctctctcccagggcgcccaggtggctcagtcattaagtgactgccttcggctcaggtcatgatcccagggtgctgggatcgagccctgcaccaggcttcccagagcaggaagcctgcttctccctctcccactctccctgcttgtgttccctctctctgtgtctctgtcaaataaatgaataaaatctttaaaaaaaaaaaaaaagattctctccctctgccccacccccctcacgCTAGcaatctccccctctctcttaAAGAAAAGGGGGGAGTAATCCTACAGATTGCTATGTGTGGAACTTCTAAATCCATTCAAGTTCAAAggcatataaaaaaaaagttttaaggcaTATCACACATTCAAATCTTtatccttttaaatatattaacctGGCCCAAACGGAAATACCAGCTAACATTTGAATTcttactatgtcccaggcactggcCTAAGTACATTTTACAAATTATCTCATATAAACCTCCCAAGAATCCAAAAAGGTAGGTATTTTGATCCCTATCTTACAAATGGTGAAACTGAGCATGATCACAAAGCTACTTTTGACTATTAGCTGTGCATACAGATCCCAGAACTCCTAGAGAAAGCACACTGACAACTAAAGGGAAAAATGACTTTACATTCACTATAAATAAGAAAgctatagggacgcctgggtggctcagtcggttaagcggctgccttaggcccaggtcatgatcccagggtcctgggatcgagtcccgcatcgggctccttgctcagcggggagcctgcttctccctctctctccccctgctcgtgctctgtcaagtaaataaaatctttaaaaaaaaaaaaaagaaagctataaaaCCAAAATTTGGCAGTATTAATCCAGCACTATCAGGGGAAAGAGACACTTCTCTGGTAAACACAACAGTTCTAATCATCAGAAAGGTAACTGCTCACTCTTATGGAATGACAATTTATGTGGCCTAGATGAACTTTCCTGAAAAGATTAACCATTTTCTTTATGGATGGATGTACTTATACTcactgcaaaaaaatttttttgtaagacatattaagaaagaaaaaattaggggctcctgggtggctcagtcggttaagcgtctgcctttggctcaggtcatgatcccaggccctgtgtcaggctccctgctcggcgggaagtctgcttctccctctcccactccccctgcttgtgttccctctctcgctgtgtctctgtcaaatcaataaataaaatcttaaaaaaaattcttagaaagaaaaaattaaaatgaaatagtcCTATACAGGAAGAGACAATGCCCTTAAATAATTTACTTTGTTCTTTCTGCAgatctttttaagtaggctccacacccagcatggagcccaatatggcttaaactcaccaccctgagatcaagacctgagctgagatcaaatcaagagtcaggcacttaacccactgagccacgcaggagtcCCTGTGCTCGATCTTCTAATTAGTAATTCAGGCAGTCAGATACAAGAGGGgctgcccgggtggctcagtcagtttagcaactgactttggctcgggtcgtgatctcggggtcctgggatggagccccgagcctgcaacaggctcccagttcaccagggagtctgcttctccctctccctttgcccctccccccaccttgcaagctctcgctctctcaaatcgataaataaaatcttaaaaaaaagacaaaaaaaaaaaaaagcctggggcgcctgggtggctcagtcgttaagcatctgcctttggctcaagtcatggttccggggtcctgggatcgagccccgcatcgggctccctgctcggcaggaagcctgcttctccctctcccactccccctgcttgtgttccctctctcactgtgtctctctcagcaaataaataagtcttaaaaaaaaaaaaaaaaactgtcagctATAAGAAAAAGACGTAGCCTTAATAACAGACATCAGTAGTCCAGTATTCCCCAACTATCCCAAATGAAGCTTAATAAACTGATATACATCCAACTTTTGTGCACTTTGTGAACTCTGGGAACAATGACAAACCTTAGTTTTCTTCCAGAAAAGTGGTGGAGAGACCCTGAAAGATGGTAACAACCCAGCAATTGCGAACTTTAAGCACTATCTGAATGACTAAGCAAGCTTGCTGCTCTCTGACAACAGAAAGTTACACAACTGGGAAGTAATTTTTCCTCTCTACTTCACTGAGTTCCTTTGTACCAAACTCAGTAAAGagcaaagataataaataattgttaGATGAATGAACTAGTACTTCCCGAAGTACTTCATATATCCTCTCACCTAATCTTCACAAAAATACTAGAATAGGCAGGAATTATCATCCACAGTTaaactgaatggaaaaataaCTTGATTTTTGCCTTGAATAGAAGAGGGATGGGAGAGTTAGGCAGAATTCCAAGTTAGCTTAGTCCTAATCACCTAATATCACATCCCAGCAAAACCACCTATCCTCTTGTTTTACTGTGTCCTTCCTATGAGCAATCCCAGATCAAGCCATTCCCTTTGTTAGAACATTCCCTTTTCTCTAAAAActatatccttttctttttttgctttttaaagatttttattttatttacttgacagacagagtgacagagcacaagcagggggagaagcagagggagagggagaagcaggctccccgctgagctggggtacccaggtgcccctttttctttctaaaaattgctgttcaggggcacctggctgggtcaattggtggagtgtgtgactcttggaTCTTGGAATTTTAAGTCTGAGCTCCGAGGTGGGTGTAGCAATTacgtaaaaaaaataaaatcttggggcgcctgggtggttcagtcggttaagcatctgcctttggctcagatcatgatcccagagtcctgggatcaagccccacatcggactccctgcttctccctttttttttttaagattttattttatttatgtatttgagagagagggagacagcaagagagagcaggagcagggaggagagggagaagcaggttccctgtgagcagggagcccaaaccTAGGACTcaggatcccaggactcaggctgtgacctgagcttaaggcagatgcttaacggaccaagccacgcaggcgcctcaataataaatcaaatcttaaaaaaaaggaaaagaaaaattgctggggcacctgggtagagcatgtgactcttgatctcgaggttgtaagttcaagccccacaatgagtgtagagattacttaaaaataaaaaaacaaataaacataaaaaataaggggtgcctgggtggctcagttggttaagcgaatgccttcggttcgggtcatgatcctggagtcccgggctcaagtcccacatcgggctccctgctcagcagggagtctgcttctccctctgaccctctcccctctcatgctctctcccccaaatagatagataaaatcttaaaaaaaaaaaaaaaattgccgtTCAAGCCTCACTATTCCACAGTGTCCCAGATTAGACCCTTCAGACTCTTATCAGTATAAAAAcacatccccttcccctccccctttccaaACCGATTACGTAAACTAATGCCTCCCAGCTGCTTTTAGTTATGCAATATATTTGTTGTCATACCTGTCACTTGAGTGTATGAACTGTTTGCTGCTCTGGTCAAAAGCATCTGGATTTTGCTCAATTTCTTCCATTAGGgtgtaaattaatttaaaataatctgtattaTTTAATACAGCTCCTTTCCTTAGAGTGCTGAGTAGTATTTTCATTCCCTTAACATAACCTTCATTTGACAAACAGAAGTAGTGAAAAGAGCACATCAACTTTGGAGCAAGACAAATCTCTATTTAAAACTCTCCACCACTTACTATCTTTGCAattctctgtaaatctaaaattaactcaaaataaaaagttaaaaaggaatttaagaaaccctGCCATTTGCTACTGTGTAACTGTACTTGTCATGATATTCAATCTCTTAGACTTCTATGTCTACAATTGAACAGGGATTTTCCGGCCTACACTGAAGGACAAAGATGCCTCTAACTACAGCTCCTcaaaaggtttgtttgtttttaaagatttttaaatcttttaaagtaatctcaacacccaaaagcaggtttttgtttagcttttcaacaaatatttttacaatattttgttagaaaaatgTACATTAATTTCCCCTCGCTCTAAGCCTTGACTGCTCAATGCCTAGCTAGAACACCATACATAAAATGATTTCCCAATACTTCAATGTCCTCTACTGACCATTTAATACAACCATAAAATACCActgtaaacaacaaaaacaaacacccacTCCATACACACACTGAAGTCACTCTGATCATTCATTCTCTTCCACTCATCTCACATCCCTAGTCTCATTCCCAGCAAGTCACCTTTAATCTACAAATCCATTCACCTATTTCTTAAGAAGCTTAGTCCACCAAGAAAGCTTaggtgtgggggcgcctgggtggctcagatgggtaagcttctgccttccggctcaggtcacgatcccagggcccggcatcagactccccgctggggagcctgcttctccctctgcctctgctgctctccctgcttgtgttctctctctgtatctgtctcaaatgaataaatgaaatctttaaaaaaaaaaaaaaagaaagcttaggTGTGTAGACACCAGAAGTCTCTGTCAAAAGAGCATGTGGAAATAAATAAGGTATGATGTGATGAGTGAGTACAACATGCATTCATGAAGGATTGAACTGTTCCCTTTCTGAACAAGAGTCCTAATTCAGTcaattctttcttcccttaattagtggttttcaaatatttttagctATGGAACCCAATACATAAAACAGACATAAGCAGAAGCGGCTCTGGCTGAAGTAAAGAGGAACAGGTACAGTAGAATCCTACCAGCTGAgtgctttcaaagaaccaatgtGAAAAATCACTGTCCTTCCTAGCGATTCTGAAAGTGAGGTCTGAAGGCCCCTAAATGTCCTTGAATCCTCTTCCAGGGTTTCCATGAAGTCAAAACTATTctcataataatactaagacattatttacctttttttttttttttaactatactAACCTCAGCACTGGGGTCCAAAAGCAATGGTGTATAAAACTGCTGGACCTTGAGCATGAATCAGGACAAGACCCAAACTATAAAACAGTCACTGAATTCTTCACTgccacacacagcacacacaaaaaatacactTTCACTTGAATGCCTTTGATGAAGTTGTAAAAATTAGCGATTGTATTAATTCTGACATTTCagtacacatattttaaatattctgtgatTATTGATGAAATGGAAACTACTCAAAAGAACTTCAGTATATGGAAATACAAGGGCTATCTCAAAGAAAAACACCTGTGTGATTACTTTGTAGAACGCTGAACCAGCTGATTTTTCAtggaacaccatttttacttcagagaataaatgacaaaaactaCGGTTATTcagatttgaaaggaaaattagaaTTATGTCTGCCCACTATGAGCTTGtcagctcattctttttttaaaggttttatttatttgacagatagagacatatcgagagagggaacacaagcagggggagtgggagagcgagaagcaggctccccgcctagcagggagcccgatgtggggcttgatcccaggaccctgggactatgacctgagccaaaggcagatgcttaacgactgagccacgcaggcgccccttgtcAGCTCATTCTTAAAAGACTTATCTGATGAGATGGGTGGAAATGTTAACAACTGTATAATTAAATTTGTCAATATTGGGAAGAGCTACATAACCCAGTGAACCAATGATTTCTAAACAACCAATATATGATGTCATAAAATCATGCATGAGTAAATatccattcaaagtgcaagaCAAACCAATGAATTTTAATGTAACACTGGACTAAGTTCAAGAATATGGTTTCaggcatgtgccttcagctcaggtcatgatcccagggtcctgggatcgagtcctacatcgggctccctcctcggtgggaagcctgctctccctctcccactgcttgtgttcctgctctcactatctctatctctgtctctgtcaaataaataaataaaatcttaaaaaaaaaaaaaaatatggcttcaggggcgcctgggtggctcagtcgttgagcgtctgctttcggctcaggtcgtgatcccagggtcctgggataagaaaccccgcgtcgggctccctg from Zalophus californianus isolate mZalCal1 chromosome 11, mZalCal1.pri.v2, whole genome shotgun sequence harbors:
- the LOC113913920 gene encoding 40S ribosomal protein S10-like, with amino-acid sequence MLMPKKNQTAIYELLFKGVMVAKKDVHMPKHPELADKNVPNLHVMKAMQSLKSQGYINQQFTWRHFYWYLTNEGIQYLRDYLHLPPDTVPATLRHSRPETGQPRPKSLEGERPARLTRGEADRDTYRGSAVLPGANKKAEAGAGSATEFQFRGGFGRGPAQPPQ